One part of the Hydrogenobacter sp. T-2 genome encodes these proteins:
- a CDS encoding DUF411 domain-containing protein, translating into MKKSMSLLLALSFCAFASEITAYYSPSCGCCSKYFSKLERDGFKVKRVEVSPERLMEIKSQLSVPPQLRSCHTMVYEGRFIEGHVPPEGIKRVLRDKNLRGVASTHGKASAIGDYEKQYEIVRR; encoded by the coding sequence ATGAAAAAATCCATGTCTTTGCTACTTGCCCTTAGCTTTTGTGCCTTTGCTTCTGAAATAACCGCCTACTATAGCCCAAGTTGTGGCTGTTGCAGTAAATATTTTTCAAAGCTGGAAAGAGATGGCTTTAAGGTCAAAAGGGTAGAGGTAAGCCCAGAAAGGCTTATGGAAATTAAAAGTCAACTTTCCGTTCCACCACAGCTCAGGTCATGCCACACAATGGTTTACGAAGGTAGGTTCATAGAAGGTCATGTGCCTCCAGAGGGTATAAAAAGGGTCTTAAGGGACAAAAACCTGAGAGGTGTAGCTTCTACTCATGGCAAAGCCAGTGCTATAGGAGATTACGAAAAACAGTATGAAATTGTAAGGAGGTAG
- a CDS encoding nitrous oxide reductase accessory protein NosL yields the protein MKVLVLLLFILNLSAFSQPKEPPKGERCVVCGMDVNIDPKLTSQVKLKDGSYKYAESPKHIIRYYLDNKDKVAELWVKDYKSGRWIEGTRAFYVPIKEGPMGYDLVPFRSRIDAQEFAKSPRSAKNRVYQFREIDRTFLEHLDTGHVH from the coding sequence ATGAAAGTTTTGGTTCTTTTACTTTTCATCTTAAACCTTTCCGCCTTTTCACAGCCTAAGGAACCGCCAAAGGGTGAAAGGTGTGTAGTCTGCGGTATGGATGTCAACATTGACCCAAAACTAACATCGCAGGTAAAGCTCAAGGATGGGTCATACAAGTATGCAGAGTCTCCTAAGCACATAATTAGATACTACTTGGATAACAAAGATAAGGTGGCAGAGCTTTGGGTAAAGGACTATAAAAGTGGCAGATGGATAGAAGGCACAAGAGCCTTTTATGTTCCTATAAAAGAAGGACCTATGGGTTATGACCTTGTGCCTTTTAGAAGCAGGATTGACGCTCAGGAGTTTGCCAAAAGTCCAAGGTCTGCAAAAAACAGAGTTTATCAATTTAGGGAGATAGATAGGACTTTCCTTGAGCATCTTGACACTGGACATGTTCATTAA